Proteins from one Gossypium raimondii isolate GPD5lz chromosome 8, ASM2569854v1, whole genome shotgun sequence genomic window:
- the LOC105793104 gene encoding protein VASCULAR ASSOCIATED DEATH 1, chloroplastic-like isoform X1 produces the protein MYLFVRYLCFYSNIFGFETKRIIAFNEITSVKRAKTVGIFPNAIEIFAGGKKFFFASFLSRYEAFKLINGGRKRHSIGAKETKGQQEPMSESRRQENGFFYICKGNSSKNPINDMESTARDEDVPTSTESNVPSSANGAELVAESVINTRSSAPADCSWKPDNSDAPKVPEGFTKVAETKFQMKVEEFFNLYFSDKAVNFIESFHRRRGDKEFSCSSWCPHDKFGHVRDVSFQHPIKLYFGMSLLSYMNLFPCIIIPADFSIYFGANFGSCQETQKFRIYRNSHLVIETSQEINNVPYGDYFIVEGLWSVERDINGQREDCILRVYVNLAFSKRTVWKGLPLPNVNQFLVHGVFYAFVLWSFSCFPSWENSAVYSGRMSRSLCNLDSHGLDPSGSSIENGELQIKREVAQRILQKDLITRLIQ, from the exons ATGTACCTCTTtgttcgttatttatgcttttattcCAATATATTTGGATTTGAAACAAAG AGAATAATCGCCTTCAATGAAATTACTAGCGTTAAAAGAGCAAAGACTGTTGGAATCTTTCCTAATGCAATAGAAATTTTTGCTGGAGGAAAGAAG TTCTTCTTTGCATCATTCCTATCTCGTTATGAAGCTTTCAAGCTCATTAATGGTGGACGGAAGCGGCATAGTATAGGAGCCAAAGAAACTAAGGGCCAGCAG GAACCTATGTCCGAGTCCAGAAGGCAAGAGAATGGATTTTTTTACATTTGTAAAGGAAATAGCTCCAAAAACCCAATAAATGACATGGAGTCTACAGCCAG GGATGAGGATGTTCCAACTTCCACTGAATCCAACGTTCCATCTTCTGCTAATGGTGCAGAGCTAGTTGCTGAATCAGTTATAAATACCAGATCTTCAGCACCTGCAGATTGTTCATGGAAGCCTGACAATTCTGATGCACCGAAGG TTCCTGAAGGTTTTACCAAGGTTGCAGAAACAAAGTTTCAG ATGAAGGTAGAGGAGTTCTTCAATTTGTATTTTTCAGATAAAGCTGTTAATTTCATTGAATCTTTTCATCGAAGACGTGGAGATAAAG AATTCAGCTGCTCTTCATGGTGTCCTCATGATAAATTTGGACATGTCCGTGATGTGTCATTTCAACAtccaataaaattatattttggtatgAGTTTATTATCATATATGAACCTTTTTCCATGCATTATTATCCCTGCTGATTTTAGCATTTATTTTGGTGCAAATTTTGGTAGCTGCCAGGAGACCCAGAAATTTCGAATTTACAGAAACAG TCATCTGGTTATAGAAACATCGCAAGAGATCAACAATGTGCCGTATGGAGATTATTTCATTGTAGAG GGGCTCTGGTCTGTAGAAAGAGACATTAATGGCCAGCGAGAAGACTGCATTTTGAGGGTCTATGTGAATTTGGCTTTTAGCAAGAGAACTGTTTGGAAAGGTTTGCCTCTCCCGAATGTCAATCAATTCCTTGTGCATGGTGTGTTTTATGCTTTTGTTTTGTGGAGCTTCTCATGTTTCCCTTCCTG GGAAAATAGTGCAGTCTACTCTGGAAGAATGTCGAGAAGCTTATGCAACTTGGATAGCCATG GTTTAGATCCTTCTGGAAGCTCGATTGAAAACGGTGAACTCCAGATTAAAAGGGAAGTGGCACAAAGGATCCTTCAGAAAGATCTCATAACTCGACTGATCCAGTGA
- the LOC105793104 gene encoding protein VASCULAR ASSOCIATED DEATH 1, chloroplastic-like isoform X2 — MYLFVRYLCFYSNIFGFETKRIIAFNEITSVKRAKTVGIFPNAIEIFAGGKKFFFASFLSRYEAFKLINGGRKRHSIGAKETKGQQEPMSESRRQENGFFYICKGNSSKNPINDMESTARDEDVPTSTESNVPSSANGAELVAESVINTRSSAPADCSWKPDNSDAPKVPEGFTKVAETKFQMKVEEFFNLYFSDKAVNFIESFHRRRGDKEFSCSSWCPHDKFGHVRDVSFQHPIKLYFGMSLLSYMNLFPCIIIPADFSIYFGANFGSCQETQKFRIYRNSHLVIETSQEINNVPYGDYFIVEGLWSVERDINGQREDCILRVYVNLAFSKRTVWKGKIVQSTLEECREAYATWIAMAHELLQQNKDKQGLDPSGSSIENGELQIKREVAQRILQKDLITRLIQ, encoded by the exons ATGTACCTCTTtgttcgttatttatgcttttattcCAATATATTTGGATTTGAAACAAAG AGAATAATCGCCTTCAATGAAATTACTAGCGTTAAAAGAGCAAAGACTGTTGGAATCTTTCCTAATGCAATAGAAATTTTTGCTGGAGGAAAGAAG TTCTTCTTTGCATCATTCCTATCTCGTTATGAAGCTTTCAAGCTCATTAATGGTGGACGGAAGCGGCATAGTATAGGAGCCAAAGAAACTAAGGGCCAGCAG GAACCTATGTCCGAGTCCAGAAGGCAAGAGAATGGATTTTTTTACATTTGTAAAGGAAATAGCTCCAAAAACCCAATAAATGACATGGAGTCTACAGCCAG GGATGAGGATGTTCCAACTTCCACTGAATCCAACGTTCCATCTTCTGCTAATGGTGCAGAGCTAGTTGCTGAATCAGTTATAAATACCAGATCTTCAGCACCTGCAGATTGTTCATGGAAGCCTGACAATTCTGATGCACCGAAGG TTCCTGAAGGTTTTACCAAGGTTGCAGAAACAAAGTTTCAG ATGAAGGTAGAGGAGTTCTTCAATTTGTATTTTTCAGATAAAGCTGTTAATTTCATTGAATCTTTTCATCGAAGACGTGGAGATAAAG AATTCAGCTGCTCTTCATGGTGTCCTCATGATAAATTTGGACATGTCCGTGATGTGTCATTTCAACAtccaataaaattatattttggtatgAGTTTATTATCATATATGAACCTTTTTCCATGCATTATTATCCCTGCTGATTTTAGCATTTATTTTGGTGCAAATTTTGGTAGCTGCCAGGAGACCCAGAAATTTCGAATTTACAGAAACAG TCATCTGGTTATAGAAACATCGCAAGAGATCAACAATGTGCCGTATGGAGATTATTTCATTGTAGAG GGGCTCTGGTCTGTAGAAAGAGACATTAATGGCCAGCGAGAAGACTGCATTTTGAGGGTCTATGTGAATTTGGCTTTTAGCAAGAGAACTGTTTGGAAAG GGAAAATAGTGCAGTCTACTCTGGAAGAATGTCGAGAAGCTTATGCAACTTGGATAGCCATG GCACACGAATTATTGCAGCAGAACAAAGATAAACAAG GTTTAGATCCTTCTGGAAGCTCGATTGAAAACGGTGAACTCCAGATTAAAAGGGAAGTGGCACAAAGGATCCTTCAGAAAGATCTCATAACTCGACTGATCCAGTGA
- the LOC105793104 gene encoding protein VASCULAR ASSOCIATED DEATH 1, chloroplastic-like isoform X5 translates to MSESRRQENGFFYICKGNSSKNPINDMESTARDEDVPTSTESNVPSSANGAELVAESVINTRSSAPADCSWKPDNSDAPKVPEGFTKVAETKFQMKVEEFFNLYFSDKAVNFIESFHRRRGDKEFSCSSWCPHDKFGHVRDVSFQHPIKLYFGMSLLSYMNLFPCIIIPADFSIYFGANFGSCQETQKFRIYRNSHLVIETSQEINNVPYGDYFIVEGLWSVERDINGQREDCILRVYVNLAFSKRTVWKGLPLPNVNQFLVHGVFYAFVLWSFSCFPSWENSAVYSGRMSRSLCNLDSHGLDPSGSSIENGELQIKREVAQRILQKDLITRLIQ, encoded by the exons ATGTCCGAGTCCAGAAGGCAAGAGAATGGATTTTTTTACATTTGTAAAGGAAATAGCTCCAAAAACCCAATAAATGACATGGAGTCTACAGCCAG GGATGAGGATGTTCCAACTTCCACTGAATCCAACGTTCCATCTTCTGCTAATGGTGCAGAGCTAGTTGCTGAATCAGTTATAAATACCAGATCTTCAGCACCTGCAGATTGTTCATGGAAGCCTGACAATTCTGATGCACCGAAGG TTCCTGAAGGTTTTACCAAGGTTGCAGAAACAAAGTTTCAG ATGAAGGTAGAGGAGTTCTTCAATTTGTATTTTTCAGATAAAGCTGTTAATTTCATTGAATCTTTTCATCGAAGACGTGGAGATAAAG AATTCAGCTGCTCTTCATGGTGTCCTCATGATAAATTTGGACATGTCCGTGATGTGTCATTTCAACAtccaataaaattatattttggtatgAGTTTATTATCATATATGAACCTTTTTCCATGCATTATTATCCCTGCTGATTTTAGCATTTATTTTGGTGCAAATTTTGGTAGCTGCCAGGAGACCCAGAAATTTCGAATTTACAGAAACAG TCATCTGGTTATAGAAACATCGCAAGAGATCAACAATGTGCCGTATGGAGATTATTTCATTGTAGAG GGGCTCTGGTCTGTAGAAAGAGACATTAATGGCCAGCGAGAAGACTGCATTTTGAGGGTCTATGTGAATTTGGCTTTTAGCAAGAGAACTGTTTGGAAAGGTTTGCCTCTCCCGAATGTCAATCAATTCCTTGTGCATGGTGTGTTTTATGCTTTTGTTTTGTGGAGCTTCTCATGTTTCCCTTCCTG GGAAAATAGTGCAGTCTACTCTGGAAGAATGTCGAGAAGCTTATGCAACTTGGATAGCCATG GTTTAGATCCTTCTGGAAGCTCGATTGAAAACGGTGAACTCCAGATTAAAAGGGAAGTGGCACAAAGGATCCTTCAGAAAGATCTCATAACTCGACTGATCCAGTGA
- the LOC105793104 gene encoding protein VASCULAR ASSOCIATED DEATH 1, chloroplastic-like isoform X4 yields the protein MYLFVRYLCFYSNIFGFETKRIIAFNEITSVKRAKTVGIFPNAIEIFAGGKKFFFASFLSRYEAFKLINGGRKRHSIGAKETKGQQEPMSESRRQENGFFYICKGNSSKNPINDMESTARDEDVPTSTESNVPSSANGAELVAESVINTRSSAPADCSWKPDNSDAPKVPEGFTKVAETKFQMKVEEFFNLYFSDKAVNFIESFHRRRGDKEFSCSSWCPHDKFGHVRDVSFQHPIKLYFGMSLLSYMNLFPCIIIPADFSIYFGANFGSCQETQKFRIYRNSHLVIETSQEINNVPYGDYFIVEGLWSVERDINGQREDCILRVYVNLAFSKRTVWKGKIVQSTLEECREAYATWIAMV from the exons ATGTACCTCTTtgttcgttatttatgcttttattcCAATATATTTGGATTTGAAACAAAG AGAATAATCGCCTTCAATGAAATTACTAGCGTTAAAAGAGCAAAGACTGTTGGAATCTTTCCTAATGCAATAGAAATTTTTGCTGGAGGAAAGAAG TTCTTCTTTGCATCATTCCTATCTCGTTATGAAGCTTTCAAGCTCATTAATGGTGGACGGAAGCGGCATAGTATAGGAGCCAAAGAAACTAAGGGCCAGCAG GAACCTATGTCCGAGTCCAGAAGGCAAGAGAATGGATTTTTTTACATTTGTAAAGGAAATAGCTCCAAAAACCCAATAAATGACATGGAGTCTACAGCCAG GGATGAGGATGTTCCAACTTCCACTGAATCCAACGTTCCATCTTCTGCTAATGGTGCAGAGCTAGTTGCTGAATCAGTTATAAATACCAGATCTTCAGCACCTGCAGATTGTTCATGGAAGCCTGACAATTCTGATGCACCGAAGG TTCCTGAAGGTTTTACCAAGGTTGCAGAAACAAAGTTTCAG ATGAAGGTAGAGGAGTTCTTCAATTTGTATTTTTCAGATAAAGCTGTTAATTTCATTGAATCTTTTCATCGAAGACGTGGAGATAAAG AATTCAGCTGCTCTTCATGGTGTCCTCATGATAAATTTGGACATGTCCGTGATGTGTCATTTCAACAtccaataaaattatattttggtatgAGTTTATTATCATATATGAACCTTTTTCCATGCATTATTATCCCTGCTGATTTTAGCATTTATTTTGGTGCAAATTTTGGTAGCTGCCAGGAGACCCAGAAATTTCGAATTTACAGAAACAG TCATCTGGTTATAGAAACATCGCAAGAGATCAACAATGTGCCGTATGGAGATTATTTCATTGTAGAG GGGCTCTGGTCTGTAGAAAGAGACATTAATGGCCAGCGAGAAGACTGCATTTTGAGGGTCTATGTGAATTTGGCTTTTAGCAAGAGAACTGTTTGGAAAG GGAAAATAGTGCAGTCTACTCTGGAAGAATGTCGAGAAGCTTATGCAACTTGGATAGCCATG GTTTAG
- the LOC105793104 gene encoding protein VASCULAR ASSOCIATED DEATH 1, chloroplastic-like isoform X3 codes for MYLFVRYLCFYSNIFGFETKRIIAFNEITSVKRAKTVGIFPNAIEIFAGGKKFFFASFLSRYEAFKLINGGRKRHSIGAKETKGQQEPMSESRRQENGFFYICKGNSSKNPINDMESTARDEDVPTSTESNVPSSANGAELVAESVINTRSSAPADCSWKPDNSDAPKVPEGFTKVAETKFQMKVEEFFNLYFSDKAVNFIESFHRRRGDKEFSCSSWCPHDKFGHVRDVSFQHPIKLYFGMSLLSYMNLFPCIIIPADFSIYFGANFGSCQETQKFRIYRNSHLVIETSQEINNVPYGDYFIVEGLWSVERDINGQREDCILRVYVNLAFSKRTVWKGLPLPNVNQFLVHGVFYAFVLWSFSCFPSWENSAVYSGRMSRSLCNLDSHGTRIIAAEQR; via the exons ATGTACCTCTTtgttcgttatttatgcttttattcCAATATATTTGGATTTGAAACAAAG AGAATAATCGCCTTCAATGAAATTACTAGCGTTAAAAGAGCAAAGACTGTTGGAATCTTTCCTAATGCAATAGAAATTTTTGCTGGAGGAAAGAAG TTCTTCTTTGCATCATTCCTATCTCGTTATGAAGCTTTCAAGCTCATTAATGGTGGACGGAAGCGGCATAGTATAGGAGCCAAAGAAACTAAGGGCCAGCAG GAACCTATGTCCGAGTCCAGAAGGCAAGAGAATGGATTTTTTTACATTTGTAAAGGAAATAGCTCCAAAAACCCAATAAATGACATGGAGTCTACAGCCAG GGATGAGGATGTTCCAACTTCCACTGAATCCAACGTTCCATCTTCTGCTAATGGTGCAGAGCTAGTTGCTGAATCAGTTATAAATACCAGATCTTCAGCACCTGCAGATTGTTCATGGAAGCCTGACAATTCTGATGCACCGAAGG TTCCTGAAGGTTTTACCAAGGTTGCAGAAACAAAGTTTCAG ATGAAGGTAGAGGAGTTCTTCAATTTGTATTTTTCAGATAAAGCTGTTAATTTCATTGAATCTTTTCATCGAAGACGTGGAGATAAAG AATTCAGCTGCTCTTCATGGTGTCCTCATGATAAATTTGGACATGTCCGTGATGTGTCATTTCAACAtccaataaaattatattttggtatgAGTTTATTATCATATATGAACCTTTTTCCATGCATTATTATCCCTGCTGATTTTAGCATTTATTTTGGTGCAAATTTTGGTAGCTGCCAGGAGACCCAGAAATTTCGAATTTACAGAAACAG TCATCTGGTTATAGAAACATCGCAAGAGATCAACAATGTGCCGTATGGAGATTATTTCATTGTAGAG GGGCTCTGGTCTGTAGAAAGAGACATTAATGGCCAGCGAGAAGACTGCATTTTGAGGGTCTATGTGAATTTGGCTTTTAGCAAGAGAACTGTTTGGAAAGGTTTGCCTCTCCCGAATGTCAATCAATTCCTTGTGCATGGTGTGTTTTATGCTTTTGTTTTGTGGAGCTTCTCATGTTTCCCTTCCTG GGAAAATAGTGCAGTCTACTCTGGAAGAATGTCGAGAAGCTTATGCAACTTGGATAGCCATG GCACACGAATTATTGCAGCAGAACAAAGATAA